In Actinomycetes bacterium, a single window of DNA contains:
- the rpsA gene encoding 30S ribosomal protein S1, with protein sequence MTASIEATPVSGTTTPNVAVNDIGDEEAFLAAIDETIKYFNDGDIVEGVIVKVDRDEVLLDIGYKTEGVIPSRELSIKHDVDPSEVVSVGDEVEALVLQKEDKEGRLILSKKRAQYERAWGTIEKIKDEDGIVTGTVIEVVKGGLILDIGLRGFLPASLVEMRRVRDLQPYVGKELEAKIIELDKNRNNVVLSRRAWLEQTQSEVRSTFLQTLQKGQVRSGVVSSIVNFGAFVDLGGVDGLVHVSELSWKHIDHPSEVVEVGQEVTVEVLDVDMDRERVSLSLKATQEDPWQQFARTHQIGQVVPGKVTKLVPFGSFVRVDEGIEGLVHISELAERHVEIPEQVVQVGDEILVKVIDIDLDRRRISLSLKQAN encoded by the coding sequence ATGACGGCAAGCATCGAAGCCACCCCGGTCTCGGGCACCACGACCCCGAACGTCGCGGTCAACGACATCGGTGACGAGGAAGCCTTCCTCGCAGCCATCGACGAGACGATCAAGTACTTCAACGACGGCGACATCGTCGAGGGCGTCATCGTCAAGGTCGACCGGGACGAGGTCCTGCTCGACATCGGCTACAAGACCGAGGGCGTCATCCCCTCGCGCGAGCTCTCGATCAAGCACGACGTCGACCCCTCAGAGGTCGTCAGCGTCGGCGACGAGGTCGAGGCCCTGGTCCTCCAGAAGGAGGACAAGGAGGGCCGGCTCATCCTGTCCAAGAAGCGCGCCCAGTACGAGCGCGCCTGGGGCACGATCGAGAAGATCAAGGACGAGGACGGCATCGTCACCGGCACCGTCATCGAGGTCGTCAAGGGCGGCCTGATCCTGGACATCGGGCTCCGCGGCTTCCTGCCCGCCTCGCTCGTCGAGATGCGTCGCGTCCGCGACCTCCAGCCGTACGTCGGCAAGGAGCTCGAGGCGAAGATCATCGAGCTGGACAAGAACCGCAACAACGTGGTGCTGTCCCGCCGCGCCTGGCTCGAGCAGACCCAGTCCGAGGTGCGCTCGACCTTCCTGCAGACCCTGCAGAAGGGCCAGGTGCGCTCCGGCGTCGTCTCCTCGATCGTCAACTTCGGTGCGTTCGTGGACCTCGGCGGCGTCGACGGCCTGGTCCACGTCTCGGAGCTGTCCTGGAAGCACATCGACCACCCGTCCGAGGTCGTCGAGGTCGGCCAGGAGGTCACGGTCGAGGTCCTCGACGTGGACATGGACCGCGAGCGGGTCTCGCTGTCGCTGAAGGCCACCCAGGAGGACCCCTGGCAGCAGTTCGCCCGGACCCACCAGATCGGCCAGGTCGTACCGGGCAAGGTCACCAAGCTGGTGCCCTTCGGCTCGTTCGTCCGGGTCGACGAGGGCATCGAGGGCCTGGTGCACATCTCCGAGCTGGCCGAGCGCCACGTGGAGATCCCCGAGCAGGTCGTGCAGGTCGGCGACGAGATCCTGGTCAAGGTCATCGACATCGACCTGGACCGTCGTCGGATCTCGCTGTCGCTCAAGCAGGCGAAC